The Cryptococcus depauperatus CBS 7841 chromosome 7, complete sequence genome window below encodes:
- a CDS encoding ribosomal protein S6 has translation MPLYELFCIAVHNPVSSVNLRGIVNNVSTQVHQSGGVVRDLKNLGLNLTLPQRMRRMRQFYTKGDHFTMAFDSSPVVLKRINETLRNDPSIIRWTVLKRASKLKDLANPRHPSVDFNEIELPSHLGH, from the exons ATGCCTCTCTACGAATTATTCTGCATCGCAGTTCACAATCCAGTCTCATCT GTAAACCTTCGAGGAATCGTCAATAACGTCTCTACCCAAGTACACCAGTCCGGCGGTGTTGTGAGAGACTTGAAAAATCTTGGGCTAAATTTGACATTGCCTCAGAGAATGCGGAGAATGAGACAATTTTATACCAAGGGAGA TCACTTTACAATGGCTTTTGACTCATCACCTGTCGTCCTCAAAAGAATAAATGAAACACTTCGAAATGACCCTTCAATCATCAGGTGGACTGTCCTCAAACGCGCCAGCAAATT AAAAGACCTCGCCAACCCTAGACACCCCTCAGTCGACTTTAATGAGATTGAGTTGCCATCTCATCTTGGTCATTGA
- a CDS encoding 60S ribosomal protein L1-A, whose product MSKLQASSVRGSIRTILDQSSLEKHKEAGGKKRNFIETIELQIGLKNYDPQRDKRFSGTVKLPHVPRPRMSLCILADAMDVDRAKQLDEELPFMTVEDLKKLNKNKKLVKKLAQKYDAFLASEALIKQIPRLLGPGLSKAGKFPTPVSHSEDLQKKITDVRSTIKFQLKKVLCLGVAIGHVNMSEDQVMQNVMLSINFLISLLKKQWQNIQSLTIKSTMGKPQRIF is encoded by the exons atgTCCAAGCTCCAGGCATCAAGCGTGCGAGGGTCTATTAGGACCATCCTCGACCAGTCTTCTCTTGAGAAGCACAAGGAAGCAGGTGGTAAGAAGAGGAACTTCATCGAGACCATTGAGCTCCAGATTGGTCTTAAGAACTACGACCCCCAGAGAGACAAGCGTTTC TCTGGTACCGTTAAGCTTCCTCACGTTCCCAGGCCTAGAATGTCTCTTTGTATTCTTGCCGATGCGATGGACGTTGACCG TGCCAAGCAGCTCGACGAGGAGCTCCCCTTTATGACTGTTGAGGacttgaagaagctcaacaagaacaagaagctCGTCAAGAAGCTAGCTCAAAAGTACGACGCTTTCCTTGCCTCTGAAGCGCTCATCAAGCAAATTCCTCGTTTGCTCGGTCCCGGTCTATCTAAAGCGGGCAAGTTCCCTACCCCTGTCTCTCACTCTGAGGATCTCCAAAAGAAGATCACCGATGTTCGATCTACCATCAAATTCCAGCTCAAGAAGGTCCTCTGTCTCGGTGTCGCCATCGGCCACGTCAACATGTCTGAGGACCAGGTTATGCAAAACGTCATGCTTTCTATCAACTTTTTGATCTCGCTCCTCAAGAAGCAA TGGCAAAACATTCAGTCCCTCACCATCAAGTCCACTATGGGCAAGCCTCAGCGAATCTTTTAA
- a CDS encoding ubiquitin-conjugating enzyme E2 13 translates to MALPKRIMKETERLMADSPPGISAAPKDDNLRHFDVTVTGPESSPYEGGIFKLELFLPEEYPMSPPKVRFLTKIYHPNIDKLGRICLDILKDKWSPALQIRTVLLSIQALLGAPNPDDPLANDVAQAWKENQNAAIAQAREWTRKYAQ, encoded by the exons ATGGCTTTGCCTAAGCGAATCATGAAG GAGACTGAGCGTCTTATGGCCGACTCTCCTCCCGGAATATCTGCTGCCCCCAAAGACGACAACCTCCGGCATTTTGATGTGACTGTAACAGGACCTGAGTCTTCACCGTATGAAG GTGGTATCTTCAAGCTTGAGTTGTTTTTGCCAGAAGAATATCCTATGAGTCCCCCAAAAGTCCGTTTCTTGACCAAAATCTA TCACCCAAATATCG ACAAGCTTGGCCGAATCTGTCTTGATATCCTTAAGGACAAATGGTCTCCTGCTCTTCAAATCCGGACCGTCCT ACTTTCAATCCAAGCTCTTCTTGGTGCACCAAACCCTGATGACCCTCTCGCCAACGATGTTGCTCAGGCATGGAAGGAAAACCAGAACGCTGCTATCGCTCAAGCTAGAGAGTGGACAAGGAAGTATGCGCAATAA